A stretch of Podospora bellae-mahoneyi strain CBS 112042 chromosome 5, whole genome shotgun sequence DNA encodes these proteins:
- a CDS encoding hypothetical protein (antiSMASH:Cluster_12; EggNog:ENOG503P15K): MICIGVPVVRPLYKGFINKLISRATRSTSGYKKQAPDPPYGLKTFGGSPMPGASQWQATDGKEAATDRMKGHFTNTKAVGGKSMPDNTSDEEILGEYRAEVKNDAVDGGEGISSRRWLGREVNTSIHKKK, translated from the exons atgatCTGCATCGGCGTCCCTGTCGTCCGCCCGCTCTACAAAGGcttcatcaacaagctcatcTCCCGCGCGACCCGGTCTACTTCCGGATACAAGAAGCAAGCGCCCGACCCTCCATACGGACTCAAGACCTTCGGTGGGAGCCCAATGCCTGGAGCCAGCCAGTGGCAGGCAACTGATGGGAAGGAGGCTGCCACGGATAGGATGAAGGGACATTTTACAAACACGAaggctgttggtgggaaGAGTATGCCGGATAATACGAGTGATGAAGAGATTTTGGGCGAGTATCGTGCCGAGGTGAAGAATGATgcggtggatgggggggagggaataTCCAG CCGTCGCTGGCTGGGTCGAGAGGTGAACACATCGATCCACAAGAAGAAGTAA
- a CDS encoding hypothetical protein (antiSMASH:Cluster_12; EggNog:ENOG503P15K): MTFGGDGPWAVSVMWIVTALTFVFVLLRIYTRAYVVESYGLDDHVYNFAFVLLLYYTIMTTIAAQHGFDQNMFDIVDVEDLVKAILFEAIG; encoded by the exons ATGACCTTCGGAGGTGACGGCCCATGGGCGGTCTCCGTTATGTGGATAGTCACAGCTTTGACTTTCGTCTTTGTGCTACTTCGCATCTACACCAGAGCCTATGTGGTGGAAAGCTACGGTCTCGATGACCACGTCTACAACTTCGCCTTT GTCCTCCTACTATACTACACCATTATGACGACTATTGCGGCCCAGCACGGCTTCGACCAGAATATGTTCGATATAGTAGACGTCGAAGACCTCGTTAAAGCTATTTTGTTCGAAGCTATCGGCTAA